The genomic region AGAGGGTGGTCTTAATAAAATACTTGTTGAGTGTGTTtgttagatctgcccctgtcaactgtaagagctattattgtgaaatggaagtgtctaggagcaacaacagctcagccacgagtGCTGAAGCATACGGTGCCTAttctctgttgaatcactcagtAAAGAGTTCCAACCAGCCTCTGGAAGCAACGTCAGCAAAAGaattggtggttggttagtgtagtggttaacacctttgccttctacactgtagactggggttcagtccccacctgggtaaacaccctacactataccaataagagtccttgggcaagactcctaacaccaccttggccccaGAAGTTGTAAGTCACtgtggataagagtgtcagcaaaatgccataaatgtaaatgtaattgcatGTTAGGAGCTTcacggaatgggtttccatggtcgagcagctaCACACTGGCCTATgttcaaaatgcacaatgccaggcgtcagatggagtggtgtaaggctgccgccactggactctggactggagcagtgaaaacattctgtggagtgatgaatcacgcttctctgtctggcagtctgatggacgagtcggGGTtcggcgaatgccaggagaacgttaccaaAGAATCCACATTTATTGGTTCTCCCCACAGCCTTGAGAATTTTAGTACCAGCATAACACTTTGTTCCACATTTTATCCCAGACTGCTTTTCGAATGAGTCGCAATagaggacagccaatcagaatagaagaCATTTACCTTCAAGTTTTAAgggcacagtaaaaaaaaaaaaacaaacagccggtttaattgtaagggataaagaaagattggaaatggtcatgtagaagtgaattgtggctgtttttggtacataaacccagtGCTGTAAACATAATTATGatttccttccttttctcctGTACCTCCATCAGGTCCCTGGAGTCCAGACAACAGCTCCTCCATTGCCTCCAGAAATGCTGGCAGTTTTCAAATGAACCCATGAAGGTGTGCTCAAACTTCTCCTCTCTATGATTGGAAAGCAGCTTATAGGATTGAGCAATGCTAATTTTTCAACATACATAATATAACATAGAGGGTTTCTTTTAATCCTGATAGACAGTATTGTTATCTGTAGTCTATATGCTGAATTTGGTCGTACAGTGGTGCTGAGTGGTTTCTTGCAGCTTCATATTGAACGCTAGAGTGTTCCTTAGCACTTGCTCTTGTGTTTTGGTGTATTGTTCCTCTTTGGAGGCTCATAGCTGTGCCATCTGCTCCTCAGGTTTTTAATGACCCCATCCACGGCCACATTGAGCTTCATCCTCTTCTGGTTCGTATCGTAGACACTCCTCAGTTCCAGAGGCTGCGGCACATCAAGCAGCTGGGAGGAACATACCTGGTGTTTCCTGGAGCATCACACAATCGTTTCGAACACTCAGTAGGGTGAGGACAAACTGAACGTTGAAACTAACCTAACTCGTTTTTAACGTTTGGCAAAGAGCAAATACAAGAGCAAATATGTTGTTGGCCAGCTTTATGTTTTCAGTTTGGCCATCTGTGAATGACAAGTCTGTAGAAATGAAAGTAGAATTAGTTAcagcactgaagctacaaggctaatgtaactaataaGTATTGGAAGCTCATGAACGCCACTTAGcgattagcatggtgctaaccgAATGCCTGAGTCATCGAAAAACTTGCCTAAAACTGTTTGCTTGGAATGGATTTAAGTATACTGCTGAGCTAAACACAGAAGCAGCCACTTGACTGAACTTTGGCTGAACATTTGTCAATTTTTcaaagtctatttgagattacttaaaggAAACATACCACctgatgcaaggagtagaggtcgtgaaggtggatgacttcaaatatcttgggtcaaccatctagagcaatggacagtgtagaaaagaggtgaagaagagggggcaggcaggatggagtgggtggagacgggtgtcagggctgatgtgtgacagaaggatagcagcaagagtgaaagggaaggtttactagacagtagtgtgtcctgctatgatgtatggtttggagactgtggctctgtctaaaagacaggatgctgagctggaggtggtggagatgaagatgctgagattttcgttgggagtgacaaggatggacaagattagaaatgagcagatcagagggacagtgaaggtggagcagtttggagataaagccagagaggccaggttgagatggtttggacatgtgttgaggaggaatagtggatatattgggcaaagaatgttggagatggagctgccgggcagaaggagaagaggtagacctcagagaaggtttatggatgtagtgaaggtggacatggagatggttggtgtaaaagtagaggaggcagtggataggccaagatggaggcagatgatccgctgtggcgacccctaaagggagcggccgaaagaagaagaagaagtaatgTTTTTAACGATTTCTGTATGAGATCTTATCGTTTTGTTTAGAATATTCTGATGCATTGGATTCTGATGGTAACTGGATTTTTGGTTGTGTTGTGCAGGGTTGGCTATTTAGCAGGCAGCCTTGTTCAAGCTCTAAATGAGAGACAGCCTGAGCTCCTTATAAGCAAACAAGACATCCTGTGTGTTCAGATCGCAGGGCTCTGCCATGATTTAGGTAAGGAATCACTTTCTTAATGTATTTCTGCCCTGAAGCtcacactgtatgtaaatttctctctttttgtgatGCATTCTGTTATAgttcacttttgttttttgttattttgtttttttcaggccATGGCCCATTTTCTCATATGTTTGATGGCATGTTTATTCCTAAAGTCCGACCTGAGATGAACTGGAAGGTAAGAACTGAGTAACATGTATATGACTTTCCTGTATGAACAAGTGATTATGTTCTCAGCAGAGATATTTGGAAGAgacatatttgcattttaaagggATTCTCCGGCCGGTCGAGAGATGAGTAAACCCCCTTCTGGTGATACATGAAAAGGTAGAAGAACTTCTAGGAACTGCTTTAGGCTGGATTTTTAGGGATAGactatttgaaatgtgttttccagcTTCCTAACAGTGACATTAGCCCAGGCACAATGCTGTCATAAGTTGCTGAAGGTGCACGGGTACACCTGGATAGCTCCTTGTGAACACCCAATCTTACAAAAGGTGGTCTGAGCAGGAATTACTGACAAATGGTTTTTAACTATGGTAATTAACAATGATTTTACATGTCATTACAAAGTCTGGCATCACTGCATGTCAACACGTGAGGCTGTTTCCACTGTCTTTCAAGCTGTTATGCACTAcactcttttaaaaatgtttttttctgggtttttaggaaagaaaatggttctatatagaacaatgaacactccaAGAGCCCTTTTCAAGattaagagttctttgcatcatgaaagggttcttcagattgagggaaATGTGCATAAATGTACTATAGACGGTTCTGTAGagaacctttatgaaaaggATTATTCTGTTGTTaacaacaatagaagaaaccttttgggtgctatatagaaccatacacagtgTATTCTGTACATTCTCTGAACATCCATTTCACAatgcgaagaaccatttaaacatggtAAGGGATTTTTGAGTGTCTGttgttcaatatagaaccattttgtttactaaggAACcgttgaagcaccatcttttgcAAGAGtggaatcctttttggtgctatatagaaccatctacatcacattctacatcaatctgaagaaccctttcacaatgcaaagaaccctttattcatgAAAAGCGTTCTTTGAGTTCtatatacctttttttttttttttgttcaaaagaacccttgaagagccatctttctTAAAACTGTGATGCCAGACTTtctaatgaaatgtaaaatttaatttaactttTGTACAAATGAGATTTAAACATGTTGCCTTGCCTAAGTCAGTAAACTGTGATGCATCGGGTAACATCCCCTCAGACCGACTACAGCCATCACAGGTGAGACATGCCTGTTAGCTGTCTGACTTTCTTCTGCGTTCTCCAGCTGGCACATCCTAAATTCCACCCCAAAGCAGTTTTCCAGAAGCTCCTCCTCCTTTCTGGTGCATTGTCAGAAGACGGTTTTCCTCATCTGTCCCTTCTAAGAGAAATGTCTAATTAGTTTTTGAAAGTTCTCCAGAAAAATAGATGCCTCTCTGGTCTCATAactatatgtgtgtatacatgttcTCTGCAGCATGAGACCGCCTCAGTGCAGATGTTTGACCATCTAGTGAAGGTGAATAATTTGGAGCCTGTGATGGAGAAGTACGGCCTCTCACTGCCAGGTGACCTCATCTTCATCAAGGAGCAAATCGCAGGACCTCTGGATAATATTGCCTCGGGCAGTAAGGTACTCCTAGACTGTTACATCACCCACCAGCACATGAGGGACTTTCCACTGTTAGAAATATGAATGTGACGTTGATAGCACAGCCTGTGCTATGCTAGGATCAGGAAGGATGCTGGAGGCTGTTTCCACTGTCTTTCACTCTTTTAAATAGTGGTTCTTtaggagttctttagtaaagaaaatggttctatatagaaccatgaacactcaaagagcccttttcaTGATTAAGTGTTCTTTATattatgaaagggttctttctTATTGattgaaaatgtgcatgaatgtgctgtagatgcttcTAAAAATAACCTTTTATAGATCCGTCATTATCAGGAAGGATGGTGGAGGCAGGAGAAGCGTCTGCAGCAGCCATTTCAAACTTTATTATTATACCCAGCAAACAAAACATAACCGAAACCAAAACTGCCCACATCTCTGTGGCtactagacttttcagtccttttctcAAAGTTGAGCTTTTCAGCCCGTCAGtgttttgctgctgctgctcgttCCTCTCTACTCTCTGTTCCCTCTTAGCATATTTTAAAGGCATTCACGCCAGCTCACCATCAGatggctctcattaagggcagtGTGATCTCCTGAGCCGAGATCAGCCTCAGCTACTGGGATCGAATGTGAGGCATAGTAGAGTGGCCTGGCCATGGGACCAGAGTTGGTGCCAGATGTGCCATCtaccactccctctctctgcggTCCTTgcgggtttttttttttttgctctcagGGTTCGGCCCTGCCTTCCTTCCAGATCTAACACCCGTTATCAAGGCCCACAGGACTGGCGCATGGCACAGTGATATTATATGTACATCGTAACACTATATCTTTTtaaaagtcaaagtcaagtcaaatttatttgtatagcgctttttacaactgatgttgtgaCAAAGCCGCTTCACAGAATtgcagtaaagacaaagttttaacatgaatgtaaaaaaaacccaggtgagcaagccaggggcaacattggcaaggaaaaactccctgagagctgaagaagaaaccttgggaggaaccaaggctcacaagggggggacccatcctcctctggtcaaactacttacaaagttattacactactaacattaatagcagtagtattagtagtagaaatagctgggagtccatgaaaatgtcagtgtagggtgggcagctagtccaagacAGTTGGTGGTacctggggcgtgggcagctggtctgaagcgggtagcaggagggctcggcagtcggtcgtccttcagtgtccggccggacaggtGGGCGGTTGTGTACTCGGAGGGagttttgttagtttgttagtTTTGTTCAGTTTGGGTGTATGTAAAACAGAGAAGATCTCATTATTGAATTGAATCTGACAAAGAAAACTGAATGATACTTTTCGTATTCAGGCCTGATAGTTTTCAGGCGCCACGCCGGAATTCCGGCGTACCGACGTGTCTGCGAGAAAAAAGGTTCGCCTagtgcaggggtcggcaacctttTTGACTCAGAGagccataaaagcaaaataattggaAATTTATTTCCGTGAGACCTGACGcataatatattaaaacgaCGACATCTCGCTCTAGCGAACGGCTGGGGGGCGGGGAGGCGGGTGACGACGCTGACATGTCAGTCAAGCGAACCGAAACTAAATACCGGACGTTTGTGATATTCCGCccgaacatttttttaagtctcaaaGATAATAGAcgttaattaaaataattattttcaaaagctgagccgcatcagagccgcgggttgccgacccctggcctagtgatctgaccataggatctgacacttctcttgatctgacatgcgcaggtttcactgtaaccaacaccaaggccgagcctactagccattaagccagtcagaaacagggGGGGCGGGACTTGCTTTGACCAAATAAATTGATAGATTCAGTAGGAAATACACGTGcaaatttttttccactgtcaacgcgaaacgtataaactcagccatggaacacaactatattaagcctatattaagcctatattaaggggaaaatggaactgaatagtaattttagggctgtagtattatttatgagtttgttgcactgtaactgtttcaaaatatttaaaataaatgctgcatagtttgctattatatttttaaaagaaatgaatgtgtccttgttcatgtcatttagtcaatggttaggctactaatccattcctagtttactttggcgtattgttattgccacctgctgaccgttcttggtatggctgtagtatctgtagtctcctatgctatagaagcaataaggtatgtgactagttaaaaacaggtatggattcctgaacaggcctgctagtcccaagagttctggtaatctgcacaagcttctgaaatataggcttatattgggtttgtttatctcatgtctgaatgttgttcatgtatttcaacaaaattcaacacaatctatcattgaagggactaattcaaaagcaaaaactctttgacagtaatgaagatcagggttatacatagACGTATATTTGCGCCCAGGGGCCAACAAgttatgtgttaagtgtgtcgcatacatagcacccccaccctgctcacctcccgagcagagaaaaaaagttcaggctcaggaatttttTCCCCCTATCACCCCTGTGTATTTGGTTTTTTATACTTTAAGTACTTCTAGGAGCATGTACCTTTATACTTCTACTTGAGTAAATAATGTAAGTCATACTTCAACTTTTACTTGAATATTTTTTGACTAGATTAGTATTTTTACTTGAGTAAGGGATTTGTCTACTTCTGCAACCTctgatttacacaaacatcttgttttcttttttccttcagtgGCCATACAAGGGCAGATCAGAGGAGAAGTCTTTTTTGTATGAGATTGTGGCGAATAAAAGAAATGGCATTGATGTGGACAAGTGGGACTATTTTGCAAGGCAAGTTTATCATGCTGTTTACAAGTTTGGATGCTGTTAAAATGTCTGTAGCCTGTATTGATGTTGATAGCTGCTAGGTAGGTAGGTCACCTAATCATGTCTACTGTTATCCACCTTACTGTTGTTTATTGGCTGATCAGCGTAACTGTTTCTGAAAAGATTTCGGTGTTTGAGCATTTACACAAATTTGAGAATGACCAAAAGCTTGTCTGGATGTTGAACTCCTCTAAAGACCTCCTTAAAGGGCCAacatttttcttacattttattttttcacttttaacatttgtgtagttttatgcaccaaaaactaTTGTAATTAATTTTTCCATGAGCATTTTACAACCTTCCTTTCCCCTTAATTATTGTGCCTTAACGGTGCAGTGTCTAATATTTAGGGGGCTCAATTAGCATAAATGGAACATGTTAAACAaaaccaagttttttttttgttttttttagtgtataatcagatgtaaatatgatttgttgtgttttccTTAGCTCAGAATGAGCCCTTCGTATCACCATACACGCTTAAGAAGATGcttaagatggttcttcaaagatttGTTGGACATATTTGGCAAAAATGTGactttccattttcagttttccagTGTTTTCTCATAGTCATTTGAGGtacatatttactgtttatctgctgctcGAAATGGAGAGAGATTCTCTTTTTCATTGTCAATACATGTATTTTTGAAGTcctatttaatcttttttttaatcatcaaaATGTTCTCAAAATGTCTTTCAGCATTTTTTGTCACTTTCATGCAGGCCCATGTTCATGCATTCCTCAAATTCTGGATCATTTACGAATGCAGCTATAGAGTATGACTTAACCATGTGCAAATCAAAATGGCTTGTCAGGTCATGTCAGGCTCGGCTCAGGTAGCAGAATACTACTTTGCGTTATCCGCTCATTTGCTTATTGTCCCTTTGCTCTCTTGATGAACAGAGACTGTTATCACCTGGGCATCCAGAACAATTTTGACTACCATCGTTTCCTCAAGTTTGCCCGAGTGTGTGATGTGAAGGGGAAGAAGCACATCTGTACCAGAGACAAGGTGTCATAATTGACATACTCTGTGTTATTGTATTAATAATGCAATCAGATTGCTACAGCTCATATTGACCAGATATTTTCTGTGCTAACTGCAGAACATTTATCTTACCGTTTGtagaatatatacatatatgtgtatacagtgccttgcaaaagtattcagcccccttgaacttttcaaccttttgccacatttcaggcttcaaacataaagatatgaaattgtaattttttgtgaagaatcaacaacaactgggacacaatcgtgaagtggaacaaaacttattggatattttaaactttttttcgaaataaaaaactgaaaagtggggtgTGCAATGTTATTCGGGCCCCTTgcgttaatactttgtagcgccaccttttgctgcgattacagctgcaagtcgcTTGGGGTATGTCTCTATCAGTTTTGCACAttgagagactgaaatttttgcccattcttccttgcaaaacagcttgagctcagtgaagttggatggagagcgtttgtgaacagcagtttttagctctttccacagattctcgattggattcaggtctggactttgacttggccattctaccacctggatacgtttatttgtgaaccattccattgtagattttgctttatgttttggatcattgtcttgttggttgtctgtcccagtctcaggtcttttgcagactcacagattttcttccagaatggtcctgtatttggctccatccatcttcccatcaatttTAACcgtcttccctgtccctgctgaagaaaagcaggcccaaaccatgatgctgccaccaccatgtttgacagtggggatggtgtgttcagggtgatgagctgtattgcttttgcGCCAAACATAacgcattgtggccaaaaatttcgattttggtctcatctgacctgagcaccttcttccaacgtctcccaggtggcttgtggcaaactttaaatgagactttttattgatatctttgagaaatggctttcttcttgccactcttccataaaggtcagatttgtgcagtgtacaaCTGAttgttgtcctatggacaaagtctcccacctcagctgtagatctctgcagttcatccagagtgatcatgggcctcttggctgcatctctgatcagtcttctccttgtttgagtatctcggacctgcctggtgtgttccttggtcttcatgatgctctctgagCTTCAAACAGAACTCttagactatcacagagcaggtgcatttatagggagacttgattacacacaggtggattctatttatcatcatcagtcatttaggtcaacattggatcattcagagatcctcactgaacttctggagtgagtttgctgcactgaaagtaaaggggccaaATAacattgcacgccccacttttcagttttttatttctaaaaaaagttttaaaaatccaATAAGTtttgttccacttcacgattgtgtcccagttcttgttgattcttcacaaaaaaataaaatttcatatctttatgtttgaagcctgaaatgtggcaaaaggttgaaaagttcaagggggccgaatacttttgcaaggcactgtgtgtgtgtgtgtgtgtgtgtgtgtgtgtgcgcgcatatatatatatatatatatatatatatatatatatatatatatatatgcgcacacacacacacacacacacacacacacacacacacacacacacacatatatatatatatatatatatatatatatatatatatatatatatatgtgaatgtattttggtattttgtcCAGTATGTATTTACATGCAGCTCCAGCtctccccatgacccagaaggataagtggcttggaaagtgtgtttatatgctcactcaaaaatctgatgaaaatctctgttttcaTGCACACTTGAATCGTCTGATTCAAATTTATGTGCATGCGTAGAgaagtgtagatgttaccatgacaaccagcatcacgtcaggccagtcagagtgagatgagcagcagtgagcagtgcttgtttttaattactttaaaatgatgtcagactcaggaaaacgtccttcacatacttattaaagaagggcgCGAGGAAGATGTCGTGtcctgagacacataagctggaagtctgtcccaccgccgtcttttaaagctcaaagcataaacttcgtctcctctacagaccagtttctgctcccccATGTTGAATATTATAAACTTCCGCTATGATGCAAACCCACAGACTTAAACTTTCAGATTGGGAATGTAATTGGATACAGGTGTtaatgctgttattattattttatttaaagaattatttacaggattacccacctcattcaactGAATAGAAAAcaatcttggcaagtgaaattatcttaaatctacttaatatatctaatgtttctcattttgagtttgttgtaagcttattacaaaattaacattttctagacatttttcaATTTGTTTTGACTAATTTTAAGCAAGAAAActtaaaatgagtaaaacaaGTTCAATAATCTCACAACAGTCTCACAATCATAATCGAATACATCCTTGTACCAGTCAGAATAGACTAGTCAGATTGAGGCCATTTCTAATACAATTTCTACCTGATTAAACTAGGTGGGaaaacctgtaaataatctgttaaatctCCTTTAAAGTTTCTTCATGTAAcatatcatatatttcatatcaaaatgctccgttatcttcatcaccaCTTTCCAAACCCATTGCAGCAACTTCAGAATCCACCAGTTcaacatggtgagaggcaggtgacatgtatctcagcccctcttcatagcccCCATAACTCTGGATATGAGATATGTATGATGTCGTGATAAGATGAAATAATAAGGTTACTCTGCGGATTCAGGAATTGTTTGAACTGGATTATCATAAGGAGGTTGCTCTACTCATGGGTGTAATTtgggatctgattacttgtagtgcgcatgaaaacagattttcatcagattgttgagcagagtggGCACAGAAACACCTCAGTTTTAATCTGTAAtcaaattggcaaaaatcttcacatgtaaacacagccagtgggCTATTTAGGTATAAAGGCTAGATTTAATGATTTCTCTTGCCAAGATAGTT from Pygocentrus nattereri isolate fPygNat1 chromosome 9, fPygNat1.pri, whole genome shotgun sequence harbors:
- the LOC108438064 gene encoding deoxynucleoside triphosphate triphosphohydrolase SAMHD1 isoform X2, which encodes MEGGKRTREEMDCVTPEKRSRGGEINTCQQRELRENNLKAMELHTLSDVQLQKLGIESLESRQQLLHCLQKCWQFSNEPMKVFNDPIHGHIELHPLLVRIVDTPQFQRLRHIKQLGGTYLVFPGASHNRFEHSVGVGYLAGSLVQALNERQPELLISKQDILCVQIAGLCHDLGHGPFSHMFDGMFIPKVRPEMNWKHETASVQMFDHLVKVNNLEPVMEKYGLSLPGDLIFIKEQIAGPLDNIASGSKWPYKGRSEEKSFLYEIVANKRNGIDVDKWDYFARDCYHLGIQNNFDYHRFLKFARVCDVKGKKHICTRDKEVGDLYDMFHTRNCLHRRAYQHKVGNIIEVMITEALVKADPHIQIRGSSGKMYKMSEAIEDMEAYTKLTDHIFEQILYSSNPELSEAQAILQNIICRQLYKCVGQTTPETQLNVSQEMLLEWSSEVANSKPHGTEVDLQPEDFVVSVRKKGDLYGLWHEGQKSHQQCPLLL